Proteins from a genomic interval of Cervus elaphus chromosome 13, mCerEla1.1, whole genome shotgun sequence:
- the LOC122706523 gene encoding translation initiation factor IF-2-like: protein MQRARPRRARGPNTWLLAARVRRSPGPGARCGPERQRAWVPASASSGARVGDRGAPGRAAHPGRFGHSAPWGPSGAHHHQTGGPQAGAAHRSRGASQVPPWPPPGSVATGPSPPASGAGVGLVGRWGAGPEVRGGKLVLSLSRRSATSCAPPYHLPGC, encoded by the coding sequence ATGCAGAGAGCGCGGCCTCGGCGGGCCCGGGGCCCCAACACGTGGCTCCTCGCTGCGCGCGTGCGTCGGTCACCCGGCCCCGGCGCCCGGTGCGGGCCCGAACGCCAAAGAGCGTGGGTCCCGGCCTCTGCCTCCTCGGGTGCGCGCGTAGGAGACCGAGGGGCACCGGGGCGCGCTGCCCACCCAGGTCGATTCGGGCACAGCGCACCCTGGGGGCCCAGCGGAGCCCACCACCACCAGACTGGCGGCCCTCAAGCAGGTGCAGCCCATCGGTCGCGCGGAGCCTCCCAGGTGCCGCCGTGGCCCCCGCCCGGCTCCGTGGCCACAGGCCCAAGCCCGCCGGCCTCAGGTGCTGGGGTCGGCCTCGTGGGCAGGTGGGGCGCAGGCCCGGAAGTCAGAGGAGGAAAGTTGGTGTTGAGTTTAAGCCGTAGGAGCGCGACCTCTTGCGCCCCACCGTACCACCTCCCAGGCTGCTAG